A stretch of Chiloscyllium punctatum isolate Juve2018m chromosome 34, sChiPun1.3, whole genome shotgun sequence DNA encodes these proteins:
- the LOC140458968 gene encoding probable G-protein coupled receptor 139: MLQLFTIVDKVYYITIAAIGVPVNTLAIAILSQGKCVLSRCTTHYLVAMATADLMVIVTDVILYQLNHYFYQGSFLHLTPACIGIQFLLYVSSDCSVWFTVTFSADWFVTICCRRLKLKYYLVKIVAVILLTTFILFFIKNVPIFITREPVMVVDNVHWSCQMKASYFTELRWMVYDWFDKVLTPLLPFSLVLLFNALTVRYVLVVNRIRKGLRSQNTEEKRSDPEMESRRKSMILLFTISSSFILLWSPYAINFLYYRIATIDTKSYNDSLHIFERIRYILLSLSCCTNTFIYGVTQSKFRKQFMSAVKYPLTAISRVFTFRMN, translated from the exons ATGCTGCAGTTGTTCACCATTGTTGATAAAGTATATTACATCACTATTGCTgctattggtgttcctg ttAATACACTGGCAATTGCGATCCTGTCCCAAGGAAAATGCGTCCTCTCCAGATGCACTACTcattacctggtggccatggcaacagcGGATCTGATGGTTATCGTCACTGATGTTATATTGTATCAACTGAACCACTACTTTTACCAGGGATCATTCCTGCACCTCACACCTGCATGCATTGGGATTCAGTTCCTGCTTTATGTGAGTtcagactgttctgtctggttcactgtcactttctccGCTGATTGGTTTGTGACCATTTGTTGCCGGAGACTGAAACTGAAATATTATTTGGTGAAAATAGTAGCTGTTATTCTTTTAACAACCTTCATTCTTTTCTTTATAAAAAATGTTCCCATTTTCATTACGCGGGAACCGGTGATGGTGGTTGACAATGTACACTGGTCTTGTCAAATGAAGGCCAGCTATTTTACTGAACTCAGGTGGATGGTTTATGACTGGTTTGATAAAGTGTTAACACCATTACTCCCATTCAGTTTAGTTTTGCTCTTCAATGCTTTGACAGTCAGATACGTTTTAGTGGTGAATCGAATCCGTAAAGGATTGAGGAGTCAGAACACGGAAGAGAAGCGCAGTGATcctgagatggagagcagaaggaagtcaATGATTTTACTGTTCACCATATCGAGTAGCTTCATATTGCTGTGGTCACCCTATGCAATAAATTTCTTATATTATCGAATTGCAACAATTGATACCAAATCTTACAATGACAGTTTGCATATATTTGAAAGAATTAGATATATCCTGCTGAGcttgagttgctgcacaaatacgTTCATTTATGGAGTAACTCAGTCGAAGTTCAGGAAACAGTTCATGAGTGCTGTAAAATACCCACTGACTGCAATCAGCAGAGTCTTTACTTTCAGAATGAATTGA